TTCTATTTTAATGCTCATTAGCTTCTTCCTCTAAGCCTAGATGCAATACTAGCTGCTGTCGCAGACTAAGGACCAACGTGTTGTTTCTCTTCGCGACACAAACATACCAAATACTGTGACGAAACGCAGCTTGTATCTTCAAAATCACCCTTAGCGCTTGTACCGGCTCGGAATCCGCCCGGCCGAAAAGGGACCCTATGCTCAGTTGTGAGACAATTGCCTGCGTTATATTACAATGGGTCGCCGAAGCTGCTCCATGTCTCTGAGCGGCTTGCTAAAGTGATTCGCGTCTCGAATGCAGGTTTCGCGCATAGACGCGACTAAGACGGCATCTTTTGCCTCACTGAGTATTGCTCGAGGGAAAAAGTCAAAGTTTTTTGGGATAATTCTTACGTCAAGACATGGTTGAGACTCGGTCAATTGTGCAATCACGTCTTCCAATGAATCGATTGTGTTGTGTAGAGAATGTCAAAGTGGAAACGATATGCATGGTGGTGATTGTATAGactaaataaataagctTAAATCTAGATCCTGTTCCGACAAAGTGAATAGCTAAAAATACAAAGGCCACTGCCCTCCATAGGTATATATCCTCAAAGCGTATGAGGTGCCAGCGACATCCAACGTTCTCCGATCGTGCGCCTTCTCCAGTCTTCAAATTCTTACCCCGACAACCCCATGATCCTCCTGAAACCGACATTTTCAACCACCCACGAGCCGCCCAGTTTAAATGCTCCTGGTCCCTCCAGCTGCGAATCCACTTTCCCCATGGCCATCCTGGTTAGGAAGTCTCCCAGGTGCTCTGTTGGCGAATGCATCCCCTTCATCAAGCCGATGAAGGGCGACAGCGCCGCAACGCTAACCTTGTATAGCGCTCCTGGGTCTGGAATATATGGCAGAATAGCCTTGTGCTCCCTTGGATCCACGAAAGCTGGTCGCACAGAATCCGCCTGGATGCTCGTCGGATTCGAAGCTGTCAAATTGCCCAACTCCGTCTCCGTTTCTCCTTTGACCCgagcaaagatggcagaaAAGCGGCCCGGCTTCTGCGTAGCGCCCTCGCCCGATACATAGATGAAGCGGAACGACTCTGATGGTGACGTTGTGAGCGTAGAAAAAGACTTTGCAGCGGCGAGGGTGTAATCCTTGGTGATTTTGACGTATTCTTGTGCATTGACCTTGGTCTGGCTAATACCGAGAGCCCAGACGCAAGCTTTTGCGCCTTGCAGCTGTTCTAGCACCTTTGAGTCGTACTTCTCAAAGTCTTGGTGGAGGATGACGTTGATTCGGGGATCTTTGGCGTCTTCAACCATGCGTATGGGCTTGCGGCTGAGAATGGAGATTTTGGTAATgtctttggccttgatcaTGGCGTCCAGGACGGAGCTGCCCACCAAGCCAGTGGCGCCTGTCAGGATGATGTGCATTTTGATAGAGATTGTGGGTTGTGTGTATATGTAGTTGGGTGGTTGTCGTCAAACGTAGTCAGTGCCACGTATAAGTCGAAATACTCTGTAAGAAGAAACCCCTTGAGTCTTATCGGACACAATAGTACTTGATGAAAAACAAGCAGAAGGATGAATTAAGATTAAGTTGGACAATGCTCTAAGAAAGAATCTACAAGACAGACAAACAGCTGTTGTTATATAAGGCAACACAAGTGCCGGGAGTGTCACCAGGCGGAATTATTAACTCCAGCCCAAAAGGTTCAGTTCCCGGACATAAGTGCCGCTACGCGTATGCTGACAAGCTATTTCCCTGATTGGGAGAAGCCTGGCTCGTCGGGAATCCACCAGGATGACGGAAAACTGGATCTCCGCATCTCcgcctcaagaagctcggcTCGTGTACCGCGAGATCTCTTGCAATCTCCGTGTTGGTATCCTTAACGCGAAAAATTGATGATCTTGGCCATGTTATCATGACATTATAATTCTTCTAGACATAATCGTTCAATGATGTAAGCATATATGTAGAATGGCATTCATCACCATACCCATCTGACGTGATGTTTTTGGACTTTGTGTCTCGTCGGCTGATGCATCAACCCCGCGAATCCTACAAATCCCATCCTAATGCAAAGATATCATCTCATCCAAATGGCATTGGATATCTCAATCGGATAACTGATGAGCTCATCACAGTCACAGCTTCCGGCTGATGCGTCGCTCATCCGAAGGAGCTGACGTTACCCTGCAGGAGGAGCAAACTCAATAAGATGGACCCCATTTAACCCTTTACACTACGTATATTTGTAGGATTGCTTGCACTTGTTTTAGGAAACGCATTGAATTAATTGTAAAatctcaaagatgaaggTTGTACAAAAGAAAGGATGCACGGGTGCTGGTTATCTTGGATTAATATTCACTGCTCCGGATATATGCATCGGATAACAGTACCCGCTCAGTTATCTCCCATCTTAAACTCGCTAGCGGACCTCAATTGAGCTCAATAAATAAGACACACTCTTTTTCGTATTTCGCATTCGATATACGTGTTGACTCTAACCCCTTGGAATATCCGCTGTTGCATCGCTTCCAGCCATGGCCCCAAATTTTGATATTCTGACCGCCACTGCTGATGACCTCCAACCGGAGCTAAGCTCTGGCGGCATAAACAGCAAGCAGCTAGTGAAGATATATCTCTCGCAGATTGAGCGCCACAACGACTACCTCAAAGCCGTAATCAGTACAGCTCCCGAGGCACTTCTATTAGAGAGAGCCGCAATTTTAGATGATGAAAGACAGAGCGGAAAGCTTCGAAGCCCCCTCCATGGAATCCCAATCCTCGTCAAGGATAATGTCGCAACGCATCCATCGACGGGTCTAGACACAACAGCTGGTAGTCTGGCGTTGGTTGATTCGAAGCCGAGGAGCAATGCGCCTATTATAGACCGAGTAGGTACTTGCGTAAAACTTGATTTTGTTGAGATGAGCTAAATCGGAGGCCATTAAGCTCCTGGAAGCTGGACTCATCATCATAGGCAAAGCCAGCTTGTCGGTAAGTGACTACCCAACAGTCAGAATTAATGTACACAATAAACTAATTCCCTATTCAGGAACTCTCATGGTGGAAGTCAGTAATGATTACAGATTTAACTGGCATTGTTCTTCAATACACTGACACAACTAATGGCGCAGGGGCACAAATCTTCTCTGTGGCTGGAACAGCATAAGCGGCCAAGCTCAATCCCCCTACGTCAAAGGAGGCCTTCTCATCGGTGATTCATTCGCAGGACACAGCGTAAGTGAAACAAAAGCAGTGCCCTGTATTATCCCTTCCCGAAACACTGATTCATCTGGCAACATTCCTTAGAACCCTGGTGGATCTTCATCTGGCTCTGCGATCGCCGTGGCAGCCGGATTCGCCCCCATCAGCATTGGAACCGAGACATTTGGCTCACTCATGCTGCCTGCGGGCCGAGCCGCCCTTTACTCACTCAAACCTGGCCGTGCGCTGATCTCCACTAGGGGCATTGTCCCCATTTCGAACTTCTCGGACCAACCCGGCCCTATGACAAAGACTACGAAGGATTTGGCGGTGTTGATGGACATTATTACAGATCCTGACAATGTTCCGTCTGGTGGCTACGCTTCGCGTGTAACGGGCTCATGGGAGGGCATCAAGATTGGCACATTGGACCCGGAAAAGTGGACGTATCCTCCTGAGATTCGAAAGGTCTTGGATGAAGGAATGGAAAAACAACTGGTGAGATTTGTACCTTTGCTTCGCTTTGTCAGTTTCATTCTTGGTTATACTAAGTTGACTAGAACGATCAAATTCGGGATGCATATGCAACTATTAAGCAACATGTGTCAGTTTTCAAGGACAATGTTCCATTGAGAACTGCAGACACTTTGACGATCAACGGCGAAGATGTATTGCTCAAGATCTTTGGTAAGTCTGCTGTGCGTCAATCTGAACATAAGACACACATGGCTGAGGTATCAGGGAGTAGAAAAGGACTTTAAAGAACAGTTTGAGGAGTATCTCCAACTTCTAGAAACGCCACAAATCAAGACCTTAGGCGAACTAATCGCtttcaacaagaagaatgCCGATAGAGAGCTACCCCCAGGTAACTTAATGCCGCCTCTCGCAGAAATGCTTGAGAAGACTCCCAGATCTAACAACTCCTAGGCTATGATAACCAAGAGATCCTTGAACGTAGCGAAAACACGGACATAACGCCCGAAGACCGTGCAAACTATGTCGCCCACCTGAAGAAACTCGGTCGCGACGAAGGCATCGATAAGATATTTGACGAATATGGCATCAACGTCGTGATGGGACCGCTGGAGTCTCCATTGTACTATTTCGCTGCGGCCTGCGGTACAATCTCCCTTCTTCCCGCTTCACCTGGTTTAAAAACTTGTATGGCTAATACTTTTTCCTTTAGGATACCCCGTTGCCGCCATGCCGCTTGGCTACCTTGAGTACAACGGACGTCCGCACGGGCTAGGGGCTGTTGCGAAAGAGGAGGGCCTTCTTATCCA
Above is a genomic segment from Trichoderma breve strain T069 chromosome 6, whole genome shotgun sequence containing:
- a CDS encoding amidase domain-containing protein; the encoded protein is MAPNFDILTATADDLQPELSSGGINSKQLVKIYLSQIERHNDYLKAVISTAPEALLLERAAILDDERQSGKLRSPLHGIPILVKDNVATHPSTGLDTTAGSLALVDSKPRSNAPIIDRLLEAGLIIIGKASLSELSWWKGTNLLCGWNSISGQAQSPYVKGGLLIGDSFAGHSNPGGSSSGSAIAVAAGFAPISIGTETFGSLMLPAGRAALYSLKPGRALISTRGIVPISNFSDQPGPMTKTTKDLAVLMDIITDPDNVPSGGYASRVTGSWEGIKIGTLDPEKWTYPPEIRKVLDEGMEKQLNDQIRDAYATIKQHVSVFKDNVPLRTADTLTINGEDVLLKIFEKDFKEQFEEYLQLLETPQIKTLGELIAFNKKNADRELPPGYDNQEILERSENTDITPEDRANYVAHLKKLGRDEGIDKIFDEYGINVVMGPLESPLYYFAAACGYPVAAMPLGYLEYNGRPHGLGAVAKEEGLLIQLQSAYEAVFPPRKPPTLFR